A region of Polyodon spathula isolate WHYD16114869_AA chromosome 4, ASM1765450v1, whole genome shotgun sequence DNA encodes the following proteins:
- the LOC121315195 gene encoding vacuolar protein sorting-associated protein 28 homolog, whose amino-acid sequence MFHGIPATAGMGGAPVNKPELYEEVKLYKNAREREKYDNMAELFAVVKTLQALEKAYIKDCVTPNEYTAACCRLLVQYKAAFKQVQGSDVGSIDDFCRKYRLDCPLAMERIKEDRPITIKDDKGNLNRCIADIVSLFITVMDKLRLEIRAMDEIQPDLRELMETMNRMSSMPPDSEAKNKVSLWLMTLSGMSASDELDDSQVRQMLFDLESAYNAFSRFLHHS is encoded by the exons ATGTTTCATGGGATCCCAGCGACTGCAGGCATGGGGGGAG ccccaGTTAATAAACCAGAACTGTATGAG GAGgtcaaattatataaaaatgccAGGGAGCGTGAAAA GTATGACAACATGGCGGAGCTGTTTGCTGTAGTAAAGACTCTTCAGGCCTTAGAGAAAGCTTACATCAAGGACTGTGTGACCCCGAATGA GTACACGGCTGCCTGCTGCAGACTGCTGGTTCAGTACAAGGCTGCATTCAAGCAGGTGCAGGGGTCCGATGTGGGCTCCATTGATGATTTCTGCAGGAAGTACAGG CTGGACTGTCCACTAGCTATGGAGAGGATTAAAGAGGACAGGCCAATCACCATTAAAGATGACAAGGGCAACCTGAACCGCTGCATTGCAGATATCGTTTCA CTTTTTATCACAGTGATGGATAAGCTGCGGCTGGAGATCCGAGCCATGGACGAG ATCCAGCCAGACCTGAGGGAACTGATGGAGACCATGAACAGAATGAGTAGCATGCCCCCTGATTCTGAGGCGAAAAATAAAGTCAGTCTCTG GCTGATGACTCTCAGCGGGATGTCGGCCTCCGATGAACTGGATGACTCCCAGGTCCGTCAGATGCTGTTTGACTTGGAGTCTGCGTACAATGCCTTCAGTCGTTTCCTGCATCATTCCTAA
- the LOC121315194 gene encoding uncharacterized protein LOC121315194 isoform X1, giving the protein MSETSLQCNKSRSPSKGSDSNFTTTASGKPGRKRNSSPNLTEEQHSCSASEDLLGIELEADSAGHLEDEHCNSMSQEDTEQGMSTFSSEVHHIYEASDKGNQKCKEQSQSYNLKELSGKMYLVTTETERHTAADVFTAETADTCWENEPKPIDCETPHGRYVSDCCTADTQGAGLTRCDFTQDFQGSQVTAHRAMHMLPDRKSSRGREESSCLSERLNPETFGKRLLNLDKSTLTQTVSNCSQTLRKYKLSDSQQMQSPRSLEGSVGVDKENKCMATLTRAMSPSDSSPLTPIQMNWEMDQSPTKRAKTEENTCSTLAMGQDSQGNKVISHRNMMGRAGNSPLKGKTNQTQSRRTSMNRYSNTALSGRDTIQDDKDCDSRPYPLFTQDFEGNMVMKHF; this is encoded by the exons ATGTCTGAAACATCTCTGCAAT GTAATAAAAGTAGAAGTCCAAGCAAAGGTTCAGATTCTAACTTCACAAcaactgcatctggcaaacctggAAGAAAACGGAACTCCAGCCCAAATTTAACAGAGGAGCAGCACAGCTGCAGTGCGTCTGAGGACCTCCTGGGAATCGAATTGGAGGCTGACAGCGCTGGTCATCTGGAGGATGAGCACTGCAACAGCATGAGTCAGGAGGACACTGAACAAGGGATGAGTACATTCAGTTCAGAAGTGCATCATATTTATGAAGCCAGTGATAAAGGAAATCAGAAATGCAAGGAGCAGAGCCAATCCTACAACCTTAAAGAACTCTCTGGCAAAATGTATTTGGTTACTacagaaacagagagacacactgcagCTGATGTATTCACTGCAGAAACAGCAGATACCTGCTGGGAAAACGAACCCAAACCCATAGATTGTGAAACCCCCCATGGAAGGTATGTTTCAGATTGTTGCACAGCAGATACACAGGGGGCTGGTTTGACTCGGTGTGATTTTACTCAGGATTTCCAGGGGAGCCAAGTCACAGCACACCGAGCGATGCACATGCTGCCTGATAGGAAGAGCTCTCGTGGGAGAGAAGAAAGCAGCTGTTTGAGTGAACGGCTGAACCCAGAGACTTTCGGGAAAAGGTTACTGAACCTTGATAAGAGCACCTTGACCCAAACGGTGAGCAATTGCTCTCAGACTCTGAGAAAATACAAGCTTTCTGACAGCCAACAAATGCAATCTCCCAGGAGCTTGGAGGGCAGTGTGGGAGTGGACAAGGAGAATAAGTGCATGGCCACATTAACACGGGCCATGTCTCCTTCAGATAGCTCCCCATTAACCCCTATCCAAATGAACTGGGAAATGGACCAGAGTCCAACTAAAAGAGCAAAAACTGAGGAGAACACGTGCAGCACCCTGGCAATGGGTCAGGATTCCCAGGGAAACAAGGTCATTTCCCACCGCAACATGATGGGGAGAGCTGGGAATAGCCCTTTGAAAGGCAAAACAAACCAGACCCAGAGCAGGAGGACTAGCATGAATAGATATTCCAACACAGCACTATCAGGCAGAGATACAATCCAGGATGACAAGGACTGTGACTCTCGGCCATATCCACTGTTTACACAGGACTTTGAGGGAAACATGGTGATGAAACATTTCTAA
- the LOC121315194 gene encoding uncharacterized protein LOC121315194 isoform X2, with product MSQEDTEQGMSTFSSEVHHIYEASDKGNQKCKEQSQSYNLKELSGKMYLVTTETERHTAADVFTAETADTCWENEPKPIDCETPHGRYVSDCCTADTQGAGLTRCDFTQDFQGSQVTAHRAMHMLPDRKSSRGREESSCLSERLNPETFGKRLLNLDKSTLTQTVSNCSQTLRKYKLSDSQQMQSPRSLEGSVGVDKENKCMATLTRAMSPSDSSPLTPIQMNWEMDQSPTKRAKTEENTCSTLAMGQDSQGNKVISHRNMMGRAGNSPLKGKTNQTQSRRTSMNRYSNTALSGRDTIQDDKDCDSRPYPLFTQDFEGNMVMKHF from the coding sequence ATGAGTCAGGAGGACACTGAACAAGGGATGAGTACATTCAGTTCAGAAGTGCATCATATTTATGAAGCCAGTGATAAAGGAAATCAGAAATGCAAGGAGCAGAGCCAATCCTACAACCTTAAAGAACTCTCTGGCAAAATGTATTTGGTTACTacagaaacagagagacacactgcagCTGATGTATTCACTGCAGAAACAGCAGATACCTGCTGGGAAAACGAACCCAAACCCATAGATTGTGAAACCCCCCATGGAAGGTATGTTTCAGATTGTTGCACAGCAGATACACAGGGGGCTGGTTTGACTCGGTGTGATTTTACTCAGGATTTCCAGGGGAGCCAAGTCACAGCACACCGAGCGATGCACATGCTGCCTGATAGGAAGAGCTCTCGTGGGAGAGAAGAAAGCAGCTGTTTGAGTGAACGGCTGAACCCAGAGACTTTCGGGAAAAGGTTACTGAACCTTGATAAGAGCACCTTGACCCAAACGGTGAGCAATTGCTCTCAGACTCTGAGAAAATACAAGCTTTCTGACAGCCAACAAATGCAATCTCCCAGGAGCTTGGAGGGCAGTGTGGGAGTGGACAAGGAGAATAAGTGCATGGCCACATTAACACGGGCCATGTCTCCTTCAGATAGCTCCCCATTAACCCCTATCCAAATGAACTGGGAAATGGACCAGAGTCCAACTAAAAGAGCAAAAACTGAGGAGAACACGTGCAGCACCCTGGCAATGGGTCAGGATTCCCAGGGAAACAAGGTCATTTCCCACCGCAACATGATGGGGAGAGCTGGGAATAGCCCTTTGAAAGGCAAAACAAACCAGACCCAGAGCAGGAGGACTAGCATGAATAGATATTCCAACACAGCACTATCAGGCAGAGATACAATCCAGGATGACAAGGACTGTGACTCTCGGCCATATCCACTGTTTACACAGGACTTTGAGGGAAACATGGTGATGAAACATTTCTAA